AAAGTACGTAAGGAATTAGCTAAAGTTACTCCAGAACAAATTAAAGTTACAAAACTGATAGAAGAGACTATTTATACATTTTTACCTGGTTTTTCCGACCTTGGTTTAATAGAAGATGAGATTTCTAAAGAATTGACCTTTTGTATTACCAAATCCAATAAGGTTCTAAATTTCAATCAGCTTTCCGATGGTGAAAGAGGAATATTAGCTCTGGTTTTTGACATAGCAAGAAGGTTGATCATTGCTAATATGCATACTGAAAACCCATTAGAAGCAGAGGCGGTCATATTTATTGATGAATTGGATTTACATCTCCATCCGAAATGGCAACGTACAATTGTGAGCGACCTGGAACGGACTTTTCCTAACTGTCAGTTCATTGCAACAACGCATTCGCCTCAGATTATTTCTTCGGTTCTTCCGGGAAATATTCAAATTGTTAAAAACTTCGAAATCGTTCAAACCGTGAAAAGTTTCGGGCTGGATATTAATTGGATTTTAAAATTTATCATGGAGGACGGTGATCGGTTAAAGGAATCTGAAGAAGCGATTTCAGAAGTTAAAAACCTTGTGGATGAAGTTGAATTTGAAAAAGCCAGATTATTAATTGATAGATACAAGCGAGAAAATCTTGACCTTGATGAATGGGTAATGTTTGAAGCCCGAATGTCTAACCTCGAAATGTTTGACGATGAAGAGGATAATTAAAGGGCATGAACCGGCAAGCTTTATTCAATTCAAACAAGTAAATGAAAAGGCTGGCATACAGATTCGTTACGATACACACTTAGGAAGTGAACAAAAAAAGCCTATTAAGAAAGCCTTATTAAAAGAACAGGGCTACATCTGTGCGTATACGTTGAAAAGAATCTCATTAGATACTTGTCATATTGAACATATAAAACCTGAAGAGTTGTGCAGGCAGCATAGGGAAGCAGGAGTTGAAACTGTTTCCGACTTAGATTATAATAACATGGTAGCTTGTTTTCCTAACAAGGCGCTCAAAGGAATTCCAAAAGAAAAGTATTTCGGTGCAATCAAGAAAGACGACAACTGGGGAAACAATGGATTAGATTATGTTTTACCATTGCAGTTGAATTGTGAAAGTAATTTTAGCTATGATAAAAATGGTGGTGTTTTGGGAACTACTGATCGGGGAAAAAATACTGTTTCGTTATTAGCCTTAGATCATGTTGTGCTAATAGAAGAAAGAAAGACAGCAATTGAAAATTTTATTGGCAAGTCTAATCCCATTAAGAAAGCAAAAACCACTCAAGCTATTTTAGACATAGATAAATTGTTGGGAGATAAGTACGCAGAATTTTGTATTCCTATCAAACATGCGTTAAAGGAACATCTGATTTATCTTGAAAAGATCGAGAAGAAACTTAAATACGCCAATAAGAAATGAGCAATTCTCAAACTAAAGAAATCGCATTTGAAAAAAGCATAGAACAAGTATTGCTGTCCAATGGTTATGTGTCTTTTCCTAGTACTACCTTTGATAAAGAAAAAGCAATTTTCCCCGAAACGTTTGTTGCATTTATTCAAGCTACCCAAGTCAAAGAATGGAATAAATTACATTCTATTCTTGGAGACAATACAGCCAATCAAATCATCTATGACCTCACCAAATGGATAGAACTTCACGGTATACTCTCCACGCTTCGTCATGGTTTTAAATGTTACGGTAAACAATTGCAATTAGCATATTTTAAACCTTCCCATTCAATGAATGCTGAGGTATTGGAACGTTATGATAAAAACGTCTTTGCCATTACCCGACAATTGTACTACAGCACACGCAGTAAAAATTCTATAGATATGGTATTAAGTGTGAATGGTATACCCTTAATTACTTTAGAGCTTAAAAATCCTTTATCGCATCAGAATATCAATCATGCTAAACATCAATATAGAAATGATCGTGATCCCCGAGAGTTAATTTTTGAGTTTAAAAAAAGAACTCTGGTACATTTTGCAGTAGATACTGATGTGGTAGAAATGTCTACACGATTAGCCAAAGAAGCTACTTATTTTCTTCCATTCAATAAAGGTAATCGAGGCGGAGCAGGTAATCCGGTTGATGAAGAAGGCTTAAGCTACAAAACGGGTTACCTGTGGAAAGAAGTATTACAAAAAGATAGCTTGATGGATATTCTGGGTAAATTCATTCATCTGCAAACAGATGTAAAATTTACTGAAGATGGAAGGAAGATCAAAAAGGAAACGATGATATTTCCAAGGTATCATCAATTACAGGCTGTAAGGAAAATGATACACACTTCATTAAAGGATGAAGTAGGTACTAATTATTTAATTGAACATTCTGCGGGCAGTGGAAAAAGTAATACTATCGCATGGGTGGCCCACCGTTTATCTTCATTGCACAAAGCAGACAATACCAAATTATTTGATTCGGTAATTGTAATAACAGACCGTGTAGTTTTGGACAGACAATTACAGGATACCATCTATCAATTTGAGCATAAAAAAGGGGTTGTGCTGAAAATCGATAAAGATTCTAAGCAATTAGCAGAAGCTTTGGAGAACTCTGTACCTATTGTTATTACAACTTTACAAAAATTCCCATTCGTAACCGAACAACTCCGAAAATTGGCTGAGGAACGAGGTGAGGATTCTAAAGGGTTATTAAAAACTAAAAATTACTCAATCCTGGTTGATGAAGCCCACAGCTCACAATCAGGTGAAACCGCTGCCGATTTAAAAGTGGTTTTAGGAGGCGAGCATCTAGCCAAAGAGGCTAAGGATAGAGCGAATGAAGAGGGTGACGAAACATTGGAGCTTTTGTATAGAAATATGGCAAAAAGAGGAAAGCAAAAAAACATTAGCTTCTTTGCTTTTACAGCCACACCCAAGCATAAAACAATTAAATTGTTTTCTGAAAATGACGAACCGTTGCATAAGTATACTATGCGACAAGCTATTGAGGAAGGATTTATCCTGGATGTATTGCAAAATTATACTTCGTACGCTACATTTTATAAGCTTGTAAAGGCTTCTGAAGATGATCCTAAAGTAGAACGCAAAAAAGCAGCTAAAGCTTTAGGTCGTTTTATGCGACTACATCCACACAATATTGCGCAGAAAACAGAAATCATGGTTGAACATTTCTACCAGTCTACTCGCCATAAGATAGGAGGAAAAGCTAAGGCAATGGTTGTGACCGGGTCAAGGTTAGAGGCGGTTCGTTACAAGCAATGCTTTGACGAAGTCATTAAAGAAAAGGGGTATAAAATAAAATCTTTAGTGGCTTTTTCGGGAGAAGTAAGTGACGACAAGGTGCCTGATAAAATGTATACAGAAGTTGGAATGAATAATGGGATTAAAGAAAAAGATCTTCCGGAAAAATTTGCAACAGCGGAATATCATATTCTTTTAGTGGCGGAAAAATACCAGACTGGTTTTGATCAACCTTTATTGCATACAATGTATGTAGATAAGAGATTGTCGGGCATTCAGGCGGTTCAAACTTTATCTCGCTTAAATCGTATACATCCATTGAAGGAGGATACCTTCGTACTAGACTTTGTGAATGATCGAGATGAAATACAAGCTGCTTTTAAGGCTTATTATGATGGTGCAGTACTTGGGCAAGAGGCTGACCCGAACAACTTGTATAGAATTCAACAAGAGTTGCTTCTTGTAGATATATTTACCACAGAGGACATTGATGCCTTTAATGCTATTTATTTTAAATCCAGAGAAAAACAAAGCAGTAAGGATCATGAAGATATGAATTATATTCTTGATGTTCCAGTTGAAAAATTCAGGTTATTCCTAAAAGCGAATGAAGAAGAGGCTGAATTATGGCGGAGTAAGATCACAGCTTTCAAAAATCTGTATGCTTTCTTAAGCCAGATTATTCCCTATCAAGATACTGAATTGGAAAAGTTATTTGTTTTTCTGAGGCATTTATCAAGTAAACTACCCAAGCGCAATACAGGTCCAAACTATAATTTTGATGATTCAGTAAGATTGGAGTATTATCGCCTCCAAAAAATAAGCGAGGGTTCGATAAGTCTTAATATTCCGAAAGAATATAAATTAGATGGCCCTACAGATTTAGCAACCGGAATGGTTAGAGAAGACGAGGTTCCATTTTCGAGAATTGTTGATATAGTTAACAATCGGTTTGGAACGGAATTCAATCAGGCCGATCAATATTTTTTTGATCAAATTATAGAAACAGCCATCGCCGATCAAGATATTATTCAGGCTGCTCAAGCAAACTCACTGGATAAATTTATTTTGATTTTTAAAAGTATTCTACAACAACTTTTCGTAGAGCGAATAGACCAAAACGAAGATATATTTGCTCGTTTTATGGACGAGAAAGGTTTCAACAAAACTCTTACGGAATTATTGGCAAAAGAGGCTTTTAATAAAATTAAAAGGAGTATGTGAAATTGACATATAATCTACTCCCGCAGACTTAAATACACAAGCTGGGACAATCCAAAACTAGAAAACAGACCACTTGACTAATTACTACAAGAAATATTCTCCTTCGAAGAATCAAAAAAATCAAATGAATAAGTTTTTAATAATTCAAACTCTATCTAGGTGAAAACTGACACTACTTTACCGATTTTTATAGACTGAGATTAGAAAAAAAAGAACTATTGCTTCAAAAATTTTCCAACAAAAATCCCCTTCTCATTTTCTATTTTAAAAAAGTAAACGGCAGGAGTTAAATCCATGACATTCATTTTATTTTCGTTTAACTCCTTCTTTAAAACTGTTTCACCAAAGATATTCTCAATTGATATATAAGTTCTACTCTTAAAATCTATATTTTCAAAGTTGAGAAAATCAGTTGATGGATTTGGAAATACACTCACACTTAAATTTCCTTTTGTTTTCTTTATACCAACTGCAGTATTTATTGCCCATAGCTCATAACCATGCGGAGCGTCAGCAGCAACAAAATAAGTTATGTCATTTAAAGTCATAAAATTATATGGATAAGAACCGCTACTCCCTGGAACAATATCTAAAAGAACTGTCCCACTTGTAGTTCCATCACTTTTCCATAATTCTTGACCATTAAGTCCATCATTTGCGGTAAACAAAAGATATCCACTACCAGTTGTTAGACCCAAAATTGTTGAACCAAGACTTCCAATATTGATATCTTTAACTAATGTAGTTCCAGTAACTGTCCCATTGCTTTTCCAAAGTTCATTACCACTTAATCCATCATTTGCACAAAAAAATAAATTGCCATTAAGACTTGCTATATATTCACTATATTTTGTTATTGAGCTACAACTACCTAAACAAATATCGTTTAGAATACTTGTTCCAGAAACTGTTCCATCGGATTTATATATTTCATACCCATTCATTCCATCGTCCACTGCATAAATCAATGTGCCATT
The sequence above is a segment of the Bacteroidota bacterium genome. Coding sequences within it:
- a CDS encoding type I restriction endonuclease subunit R → MSNSQTKEIAFEKSIEQVLLSNGYVSFPSTTFDKEKAIFPETFVAFIQATQVKEWNKLHSILGDNTANQIIYDLTKWIELHGILSTLRHGFKCYGKQLQLAYFKPSHSMNAEVLERYDKNVFAITRQLYYSTRSKNSIDMVLSVNGIPLITLELKNPLSHQNINHAKHQYRNDRDPRELIFEFKKRTLVHFAVDTDVVEMSTRLAKEATYFLPFNKGNRGGAGNPVDEEGLSYKTGYLWKEVLQKDSLMDILGKFIHLQTDVKFTEDGRKIKKETMIFPRYHQLQAVRKMIHTSLKDEVGTNYLIEHSAGSGKSNTIAWVAHRLSSLHKADNTKLFDSVIVITDRVVLDRQLQDTIYQFEHKKGVVLKIDKDSKQLAEALENSVPIVITTLQKFPFVTEQLRKLAEERGEDSKGLLKTKNYSILVDEAHSSQSGETAADLKVVLGGEHLAKEAKDRANEEGDETLELLYRNMAKRGKQKNISFFAFTATPKHKTIKLFSENDEPLHKYTMRQAIEEGFILDVLQNYTSYATFYKLVKASEDDPKVERKKAAKALGRFMRLHPHNIAQKTEIMVEHFYQSTRHKIGGKAKAMVVTGSRLEAVRYKQCFDEVIKEKGYKIKSLVAFSGEVSDDKVPDKMYTEVGMNNGIKEKDLPEKFATAEYHILLVAEKYQTGFDQPLLHTMYVDKRLSGIQAVQTLSRLNRIHPLKEDTFVLDFVNDRDEIQAAFKAYYDGAVLGQEADPNNLYRIQQELLLVDIFTTEDIDAFNAIYFKSREKQSSKDHEDMNYILDVPVEKFRLFLKANEEEAELWRSKITAFKNLYAFLSQIIPYQDTELEKLFVFLRHLSSKLPKRNTGPNYNFDDSVRLEYYRLQKISEGSISLNIPKEYKLDGPTDLATGMVREDEVPFSRIVDIVNNRFGTEFNQADQYFFDQIIETAIADQDIIQAAQANSLDKFILIFKSILQQLFVERIDQNEDIFARFMDEKGFNKTLTELLAKEAFNKIKRSM
- a CDS encoding AAA family ATPase, which produces MKINTLELTNVRGFTHAKLEFQPGFNLIVGINGVGKTTILEALRVSMTHILKKIKSPIISSESFKKSDININTDQLHVNTSFTIDKSVYDFIYSKSTKDYTTISTEQKKRTKESTANVREEGITLEDIIDFKPEIKRTHNTPELGLFFSTRRSLIVNQASKAVKSKLPYAAAFVDALSENRAFNIKMFAEWFKVRKELAKVTPEQIKVTKLIEETIYTFLPGFSDLGLIEDEISKELTFCITKSNKVLNFNQLSDGERGILALVFDIARRLIIANMHTENPLEAEAVIFIDELDLHLHPKWQRTIVSDLERTFPNCQFIATTHSPQIISSVLPGNIQIVKNFEIVQTVKSFGLDINWILKFIMEDGDRLKESEEAISEVKNLVDEVEFEKARLLIDRYKRENLDLDEWVMFEARMSNLEMFDDEEDN